A stretch of bacterium DNA encodes these proteins:
- a CDS encoding M23 family metallopeptidase, producing the protein MMRSAVAPVLIVLAISFGYVLLSGNDTSQERVEKERVSNRYDTLETDWDDYLWPTNAGTIRTSDFAEFRRTHFHAGIDVSTGGRTGYDVYASRDGWLHSIMFEPGGYGWFLVLKHHDGYHTCYAHLESFSENVLKAYRRRLAQLDRSYGYALLDAKDTTWVKKGEVVAFTGATGAGPAHLHFEVRDRDFNPVNPGLSRNLRPADSIPPELRQLCLQPLDGSSSIDGVFEQSVENLRGSGSSFRVNAVPVIRGRVGLLLRAHDRANGATDYPTPYKIMMFVDGKEAFSVVSNRFCDTLNFHIRIDRDHWLMQSRKGEFRKLYREDGNLLETYVQRAADAGVLSEANLGIGEKRLLIVAEDLAGNRSMLSMRVMIAADVKLEQKLEGKTLHLKTLGNCEALIFEERNGRHWKEVRQWPGTAAGNGVDVDLARMQKGDLRARTLDAAGNETVQATWNTAPVKHSVGRLYQKREFLFDEIVYRLKIAAPYAEPPTVRITQGDRTELAQVLPLDDDTYRAVCPTWPGFAGEAVVSVDYRVGRKSIHWTDNFKAYHISALDGGQVTADDGRFVMSFKPGDVFRSMLCFVSSPSGDSIPTWRVEPEDMPLAGRPLVSVVPRVRRSDYLLTADYPVKNYGAVHIPNSPAVAAHFGRFLGTYHLRHDDEGPDISVAFAFRSREPIRLSISDSVSGVDWNSIAVYIDKALIPVEYNERRNLLVVPYDVYKSIGKGTLTVHAKDRAGNSSVLKRKM; encoded by the coding sequence GTGATGCGCAGTGCCGTCGCCCCCGTCCTTATTGTCCTTGCCATTTCCTTCGGGTATGTGTTGCTGTCAGGCAACGATACTTCGCAAGAGCGTGTGGAAAAGGAGCGTGTCAGCAATCGATATGACACACTGGAGACGGACTGGGATGACTACCTCTGGCCCACGAATGCCGGGACAATTCGCACGTCGGATTTCGCGGAATTCCGGCGCACGCATTTTCATGCCGGAATCGATGTCAGTACCGGGGGACGCACCGGCTACGATGTATACGCCTCGCGTGATGGCTGGCTGCATTCGATCATGTTCGAACCCGGCGGCTACGGCTGGTTCCTCGTCCTCAAACATCACGACGGTTATCACACCTGCTATGCGCATCTCGAGAGCTTTTCAGAAAACGTGCTGAAAGCATATCGCCGTCGTCTCGCACAGCTCGACCGTTCCTATGGCTATGCGCTTCTCGATGCGAAAGACACCACCTGGGTGAAGAAAGGAGAGGTTGTCGCATTCACGGGTGCGACCGGGGCGGGACCTGCACATCTGCATTTCGAGGTGCGCGATCGCGATTTCAATCCTGTCAATCCGGGACTCTCACGCAACCTTCGTCCCGCCGATTCCATCCCTCCGGAACTGCGTCAGCTTTGCCTGCAGCCTCTCGACGGAAGCTCGAGCATCGACGGGGTATTTGAACAGAGCGTAGAGAATCTCCGGGGCTCCGGAAGCTCGTTCCGCGTAAACGCGGTACCGGTGATCAGGGGACGCGTAGGACTCCTGCTCCGCGCCCATGACAGGGCGAACGGGGCGACGGACTATCCGACGCCGTACAAGATCATGATGTTCGTCGACGGGAAGGAAGCCTTTTCCGTCGTGTCGAATCGCTTCTGCGACACCCTCAATTTCCATATTCGCATTGACAGGGACCACTGGCTCATGCAGTCGCGAAAGGGAGAATTCCGCAAGCTGTATCGCGAAGATGGCAATCTGCTCGAAACCTATGTGCAGCGTGCTGCGGACGCAGGAGTACTCTCCGAAGCCAATCTGGGCATCGGGGAAAAAAGACTGCTCATTGTGGCTGAGGATCTTGCAGGCAATCGCTCCATGCTCTCCATGCGTGTGATGATTGCAGCGGATGTGAAACTCGAACAGAAGCTCGAAGGGAAAACGCTGCACTTGAAAACTCTCGGAAACTGCGAAGCGCTGATTTTCGAGGAGCGCAACGGACGCCATTGGAAGGAAGTGCGTCAGTGGCCCGGCACTGCTGCGGGCAACGGTGTGGATGTTGATCTCGCGAGAATGCAGAAAGGCGATCTACGTGCCCGTACCCTCGATGCTGCAGGGAACGAGACGGTGCAGGCGACCTGGAACACCGCGCCGGTCAAGCACAGCGTAGGACGCCTCTACCAGAAGCGGGAATTCCTGTTCGATGAAATCGTGTACAGGCTCAAGATTGCGGCACCGTACGCCGAGCCGCCGACAGTGCGTATTACGCAGGGCGACAGAACGGAATTAGCGCAGGTGCTGCCGCTGGACGATGACACCTACCGTGCCGTCTGTCCCACATGGCCAGGCTTCGCCGGTGAAGCTGTCGTGAGTGTCGATTACAGGGTGGGACGAAAATCCATTCACTGGACAGACAATTTCAAGGCATATCACATCAGCGCACTCGACGGTGGACAGGTGACAGCGGATGATGGACGCTTTGTGATGTCCTTCAAGCCGGGCGACGTGTTCCGCTCTATGCTCTGTTTCGTGAGCAGTCCATCAGGTGATTCCATTCCCACCTGGAGAGTTGAGCCGGAAGACATGCCACTTGCCGGCCGTCCCCTCGTCAGCGTGGTGCCGCGTGTACGCAGGAGCGATTATCTGCTCACTGCTGATTATCCGGTCAAAAATTATGGTGCGGTACATATTCCGAATTCTCCCGCCGTCGCCGCACACTTCGGAAGATTTCTCGGAACCTATCATCTCAGACATGATGATGAAGGGCCCGATATTTCCGTCGCGTTCGCGTTCCGCAGTCGTGAACCGATTCGCCTCTCCATCAGCGATTCCGTGTCCGGGGTGGACTGGAACTCCATCGCTGTGTACATCGACAAGGCACTCATTCCCGTTGAATACAACGAGCGCCGTAATCTGCTCGTCGTTCCCTACGATGTGTACAAATCCATCGGCAAGGGCACACTTACCGTTCATGCGAAAGACCGGGCCGGGAACAGCTCCGTACTCAAACGGAAGATGTAG
- a CDS encoding ferritin, translating into MANEGYHEPVSELSQETKDMHRALVSLMEELEAVDWYNQRMDVCANKDLKSILRHNRDEEKEHAAMLVEWIRRNDPKFEDELKDYLFTDKSFSHD; encoded by the coding sequence ATGGCCAACGAAGGGTATCATGAGCCTGTCTCGGAACTGTCACAGGAAACAAAGGACATGCATCGCGCACTGGTTTCACTCATGGAAGAGCTGGAAGCGGTGGACTGGTACAACCAGCGCATGGATGTCTGTGCAAACAAGGATCTCAAATCCATCCTCAGGCACAACAGGGACGAAGAAAAGGAACACGCCGCCATGCTGGTGGAGTGGATTCGCCGCAACGATCCAAAGTTCGAAGATGAATTGAAGGACTATCTTTTCACAGACAAGTCCTTCTCCCATGATTAA
- a CDS encoding DUF4287 domain-containing protein: MSAVDKALQTQLTNIQERTGKSLSQLKKVIEKSGLEKHGQIRDMLKKDLGMGHGDANTLTHIYLNGMPDEASGGSDDVLESIYSGKKEVFLPVHDKLMKEISKFGEFEIAPKKTYVSLRRKKQFATIGPPTNSRMEVGLNMKDVEATERLEVLPKGQMCQYKVRLTTPEEVDKELIDWIRIAYDSAG; encoded by the coding sequence ATGAGCGCCGTAGATAAAGCGCTGCAAACGCAGCTCACAAACATACAGGAGCGGACGGGGAAGAGCCTGTCGCAGCTCAAGAAGGTGATCGAGAAGAGCGGGCTCGAGAAGCACGGACAGATTCGGGACATGCTCAAGAAAGACCTGGGGATGGGGCATGGTGATGCGAATACCCTCACGCATATTTACCTGAACGGTATGCCGGACGAAGCCTCGGGAGGAAGCGATGATGTGTTGGAGAGTATTTACAGCGGGAAAAAGGAGGTGTTTCTGCCCGTGCACGACAAGCTGATGAAGGAAATCAGTAAGTTCGGGGAATTCGAAATTGCGCCGAAGAAAACCTATGTGAGTCTGCGGCGGAAGAAACAGTTTGCCACCATCGGTCCCCCCACGAACTCACGAATGGAGGTGGGACTCAATATGAAAGATGTCGAAGCCACGGAACGACTCGAAGTGCTGCCGAAAGGACAGATGTGTCAGTACAAGGTGCGTCTCACAACCCCTGAAGAAGTGGACAAGGAATTGATCGACTGGATACGTATCGCGTATGATTCCGCCGGTTGA
- a CDS encoding PorT family protein produces MKRISIILLLALTFAGTYAAHAQGFRVGDRAWYTVRGGLFIGANQSFHNGNVPLLPSAENGFYADGNTTNFLFGVQGEKSVTRYVVFGLRLAFNQMSGDVEGRFTDPFRVADPDDPTIVSEVVRDQTVDYTLQYLTFGVYTKLYPMSGPGLFVSGGLNVGTLIKDNFSHEATLVEPEWASGSIAPPQEGEIEDVNGMRYAASVGLGYDFFFRYGFLTPQLIYEFGLTNVIDAPYADTWRIDNVRFVLDLNFPVP; encoded by the coding sequence ATGAAACGCATCAGCATCATTCTCCTCCTTGCACTGACATTCGCCGGCACGTATGCAGCGCATGCGCAGGGCTTCCGGGTTGGCGACAGGGCCTGGTATACCGTGCGCGGAGGACTTTTCATCGGAGCCAACCAGAGTTTCCACAACGGGAACGTGCCTCTCCTCCCCTCGGCGGAGAACGGTTTTTATGCCGACGGCAACACCACCAATTTCCTCTTCGGCGTGCAGGGTGAAAAATCCGTGACGCGTTACGTGGTGTTCGGTCTCCGGCTCGCATTCAACCAGATGTCGGGGGATGTCGAGGGCCGCTTCACGGACCCCTTCCGTGTCGCCGACCCCGATGATCCCACGATTGTCAGTGAGGTCGTCCGTGACCAGACGGTCGACTATACACTGCAATACCTCACCTTTGGCGTGTACACGAAACTGTACCCGATGAGCGGTCCCGGACTGTTCGTCAGCGGCGGACTCAATGTCGGCACGCTGATCAAGGATAATTTCTCTCATGAAGCAACACTTGTCGAACCGGAATGGGCGAGCGGCAGCATTGCTCCTCCGCAGGAAGGCGAAATCGAGGACGTCAACGGCATGCGCTATGCTGCCAGCGTCGGACTCGGTTACGATTTCTTCTTCCGCTACGGTTTCCTCACACCGCAGCTCATCTACGAGTTCGGTCTCACAAACGTGATCGACGCGCCGTATGCGGATACCTGGAGAATCGACAACGTTCGCTTCGTGCTCGACTTGAATTTCCCTGTCCCCTAG
- a CDS encoding choice-of-anchor D domain-containing protein codes for MPSSVTTRPRLLLLIPAVLLVFLASGTQQAAAQNIQTVLTVFDNVANSTDLRIGIHASASDGIDAGLGEVELPPYVPGNYDARLIDNDIRTPSILGNGVVKDLRGIFTAPPISQTFELRVRRDPGATTTWMKWSLPLATGISSMRLVSYPDPTIVDEDMSSLAQVELPVGTNRYLIEVTYGDPPPTRYTLNVEVNPPGKGQVLRFPLLPDYAPGTGVGLVALNLPAPDTCYVFSHWSGDASGTNNLLTVSMTSNKTVIANYAPRTFPVTVSELDTFVVTQNPPDPQKVYITNSGLSCYTWTATPTVPWLRLSKTVGMGNDSLEVEVITSAIPCPGTHAGTIELTSDFTDPNTIEIPVILRIGRTSLSATVDGMPSILSCQDKATDLITVTLFNEGLNGVDFSTPPDLGEGFVLKNPNIFPLAIPARDSVKMYIEFAPTPMQRGTIIENVIMAADKCGQEILFKLEASRIAPTVTADVFELDFGLVNACGVDPLPQRDIVLENAHSQLAVLRYNVPSGFTLVNAPDSLPGGTSTTVTIEPARLGAETISGVLGIEADFGICAERFSIDMQGTRQSPSFFAEAVATPGMLPPQLYDTTCVGEYSEAKSIRIVNNGTAELLMTIGVAAPFEIDAFSNTFPLQPGADRVVPIRFHPTAPGLFEETLTISANLCDLEASVDLRGVTFSQQLLTSSVTPPSITLANCEPSAKMLLQVYNAGTEPVRFEDLPALPNGFAWDEALRLPIVIPPDSMNPFEAYIRFEPPLGDGGSFGGSVQWFGKPCGSTVYFTLAGERVLPQVSITPETLDFGEIISCADGASGPSRVITIENNSPLPVTLNALAEASKYELRLGPIPFPTQGVEIAANDSREIDVIARPGMGGKFSDTLELEIIAGTGGYCRETFPVVLRGERYEPRFLVRENGYSTNFGDVCVDGSVVRGFIVENTGDKRLTVMTDGFTALSPFQLLAKPFKITLEPGAYREFPIRYNPLQVGIDAQTIFFSSDYCSDSVAFTVRGRGVQPFFEVTDVSPQGRLEVLSCETSKSRQITASVQNTGPTPVTVQDGSLLPEGFVYDPPEQFPFTLQPSQSRNVIVRFTATEPGDYSGLVTLFGAPCDIQAAFPVQATVINSSYTLEPQALDFGDILLCPDGFVHPDDQAQLEQKLIFRNTGAVPLEISGQIQPANSPVRFMAPLSWPLIVAAGASQEITVAVQPPFDEQDRDFSGVLEVTTVRDMRCVPETKVIPFAGQLSRVSYAFVQDTLGATATCATEPVMLQAELMNNGDVDLTLTLHIDGSSAFSFESGQTQLTIPAHDRAAVNVLYTPMEGESNAATLYAMENRCGSEISVAMNVEYERPAFAISASENGGTAPQLSARPGDIVEIPVFVTEDLVCEIENGTLSFDLNFDGISLNPDHVSAGQGSAEFARTGANSLTVTVSASRFTAGPLVRISMEVLVGRTSSTEWSISNAALEPDIAQITADDGTSGTITIRPRNGVTTLADLGITSLTPPRPNVLDGKTGRETQIQVSVDRDSYVEIKLYNLLGVETDVIHRGMLKSGAYSFRYQADRMRPGVYFVVMTTGTFRSAQKLIIAN; via the coding sequence ATGCCATCGTCCGTTACTACGAGACCCCGGCTCCTGTTGTTGATACCGGCGGTACTGCTTGTCTTCCTGGCCTCGGGAACGCAGCAGGCTGCTGCTCAGAACATTCAGACAGTTCTGACGGTATTTGACAACGTCGCCAACAGCACCGACCTGCGTATCGGCATTCATGCGTCGGCATCCGACGGCATCGATGCGGGACTGGGTGAAGTCGAGCTTCCCCCCTATGTTCCCGGCAATTACGATGCCCGTCTGATCGACAACGATATCCGCACGCCATCCATACTCGGGAACGGTGTCGTCAAGGATCTTCGCGGTATTTTCACCGCTCCTCCCATCTCCCAGACCTTCGAGCTTCGGGTCCGTCGTGACCCGGGTGCGACGACAACCTGGATGAAATGGAGCCTTCCCCTCGCCACGGGCATTTCCAGCATGCGTCTGGTGTCGTATCCCGATCCCACCATTGTGGATGAGGATATGAGTTCCCTGGCGCAGGTGGAACTCCCGGTCGGCACGAACCGCTACCTCATTGAGGTAACGTATGGCGATCCGCCTCCCACACGATATACGCTGAACGTTGAAGTGAATCCCCCGGGCAAGGGACAGGTGCTGCGATTCCCGCTGCTGCCTGATTATGCACCGGGGACGGGTGTTGGACTCGTGGCCCTGAATCTTCCGGCCCCGGATACCTGCTATGTGTTCTCGCACTGGTCGGGTGACGCATCCGGTACCAACAACCTTCTCACGGTCAGCATGACCAGCAACAAGACGGTGATTGCGAACTACGCCCCGCGCACTTTCCCCGTGACGGTTTCCGAACTCGATACCTTCGTAGTGACACAGAATCCGCCGGATCCGCAGAAGGTGTACATCACCAACAGCGGACTCAGTTGCTATACATGGACGGCCACACCTACAGTCCCATGGCTGCGCCTGTCGAAAACCGTCGGTATGGGAAATGACTCCCTCGAAGTGGAAGTCATCACCTCGGCCATTCCCTGTCCGGGAACACATGCCGGCACTATCGAGCTGACTTCCGATTTCACCGATCCGAACACCATTGAAATTCCGGTCATTCTCCGCATCGGCCGCACAAGTCTGTCTGCAACGGTCGATGGCATGCCTTCCATCCTGAGCTGCCAGGACAAGGCGACCGATCTGATCACAGTGACGCTTTTCAATGAAGGACTCAACGGTGTCGATTTCAGCACGCCTCCTGACCTCGGCGAAGGCTTCGTGCTGAAGAATCCGAATATCTTCCCGCTGGCCATTCCGGCCCGCGACTCGGTAAAAATGTATATCGAGTTCGCTCCCACACCGATGCAGCGCGGTACCATTATCGAAAACGTCATCATGGCAGCGGACAAATGCGGTCAGGAGATTCTCTTCAAGCTCGAAGCCTCCCGCATCGCACCCACCGTCACAGCCGACGTATTTGAACTTGATTTCGGACTGGTCAACGCCTGCGGTGTCGACCCGCTGCCTCAACGCGACATCGTGCTCGAAAACGCACACAGTCAGCTGGCGGTGCTCCGCTACAACGTACCTTCCGGCTTCACACTGGTGAACGCACCGGATTCCCTTCCGGGCGGCACTTCGACGACGGTGACGATTGAGCCGGCGCGTCTGGGAGCGGAGACAATCTCTGGCGTCCTCGGCATCGAAGCCGATTTCGGCATCTGCGCCGAACGCTTCAGCATCGACATGCAGGGCACACGTCAGAGCCCATCGTTCTTTGCTGAGGCCGTCGCGACACCGGGCATGCTTCCGCCGCAGCTGTACGACACGACCTGCGTCGGTGAGTATTCCGAAGCCAAGAGCATTCGCATCGTCAACAACGGGACGGCGGAACTGCTGATGACTATCGGCGTGGCCGCACCGTTCGAGATCGATGCTTTCAGCAACACCTTCCCGCTGCAGCCGGGTGCCGACCGTGTGGTTCCCATACGCTTCCATCCCACCGCACCGGGCCTGTTCGAAGAGACACTTACGATTTCCGCGAATCTCTGCGACCTCGAGGCAAGCGTAGATCTCCGCGGTGTGACATTCTCGCAGCAGCTGCTGACTTCCTCGGTGACCCCGCCCAGCATTACGCTGGCAAACTGCGAACCGAGTGCGAAGATGCTGCTCCAGGTTTACAACGCAGGCACGGAGCCCGTTCGCTTCGAAGACCTGCCGGCACTGCCGAACGGTTTCGCGTGGGATGAGGCACTGCGCCTTCCCATCGTTATCCCGCCTGATTCGATGAATCCTTTCGAGGCATACATTCGCTTCGAACCGCCTCTCGGCGACGGTGGCAGCTTTGGCGGCAGCGTGCAATGGTTCGGCAAACCCTGCGGCAGCACGGTGTACTTCACCCTCGCCGGTGAACGCGTCCTTCCGCAGGTTTCGATCACACCCGAAACGCTGGACTTTGGAGAAATCATCTCCTGCGCCGATGGTGCAAGCGGTCCCAGCCGTGTCATCACCATCGAAAACAATTCGCCGCTTCCTGTCACGCTCAACGCACTGGCGGAAGCCTCGAAATATGAACTGCGCCTCGGTCCCATCCCCTTCCCGACACAGGGTGTGGAAATAGCGGCGAACGATTCCCGTGAAATCGATGTCATTGCGCGTCCGGGAATGGGCGGCAAGTTCAGCGATACCCTCGAACTCGAAATCATCGCCGGAACCGGAGGCTACTGCCGGGAGACCTTCCCCGTCGTCCTTCGCGGCGAACGTTATGAGCCCCGCTTCCTCGTGCGTGAGAACGGCTACAGCACCAACTTCGGCGACGTTTGTGTCGACGGTTCGGTGGTTCGCGGCTTCATTGTCGAGAACACCGGCGACAAGCGGCTCACGGTCATGACAGATGGCTTTACTGCTCTCTCGCCTTTCCAGCTGCTTGCAAAACCGTTCAAGATTACGCTGGAGCCGGGTGCGTACCGCGAATTCCCGATTCGCTACAATCCCCTCCAGGTCGGTATCGATGCACAGACCATTTTCTTCAGCTCGGACTACTGCAGCGACAGCGTAGCCTTTACGGTGCGCGGACGCGGTGTGCAACCCTTCTTCGAGGTCACCGATGTCAGTCCCCAGGGACGCCTTGAAGTCCTGAGCTGTGAGACGAGCAAATCGCGTCAGATCACGGCTTCGGTACAGAATACCGGACCGACGCCGGTCACGGTGCAGGACGGCAGTCTCCTTCCGGAAGGCTTCGTCTACGATCCACCCGAGCAGTTCCCCTTCACGCTGCAACCCTCACAGTCGCGGAACGTCATCGTACGATTCACCGCAACGGAGCCGGGTGATTACAGCGGGCTGGTGACACTGTTCGGCGCGCCCTGCGACATTCAGGCGGCCTTCCCCGTGCAGGCTACCGTCATCAACAGTAGTTACACACTCGAACCGCAGGCACTGGACTTCGGTGACATTCTTCTCTGTCCCGACGGCTTCGTCCACCCTGATGACCAGGCCCAGCTCGAACAGAAACTCATCTTCCGCAATACAGGCGCAGTACCGCTGGAGATCAGCGGTCAGATTCAGCCCGCGAATTCTCCGGTTCGCTTCATGGCACCACTCAGCTGGCCGCTCATCGTGGCAGCGGGTGCGTCGCAGGAAATCACCGTCGCCGTGCAGCCTCCGTTTGATGAGCAGGACCGTGACTTCAGCGGTGTGCTTGAGGTCACCACGGTGCGTGACATGCGATGCGTCCCCGAAACGAAGGTGATTCCGTTCGCCGGACAGCTCAGTCGCGTGTCGTACGCGTTCGTGCAGGACACGCTCGGCGCGACCGCCACCTGTGCGACCGAACCGGTGATGCTCCAGGCCGAATTGATGAACAACGGTGACGTCGACCTGACGCTCACACTGCACATTGATGGTTCTTCCGCATTCAGCTTCGAAAGCGGTCAGACCCAGCTCACCATTCCCGCGCATGACCGCGCTGCGGTTAACGTGCTCTACACGCCGATGGAAGGCGAAAGCAACGCCGCAACCCTCTACGCGATGGAGAATCGCTGCGGCAGTGAAATTTCCGTCGCGATGAATGTCGAGTACGAGCGTCCCGCTTTCGCGATCAGTGCGAGCGAAAATGGCGGTACGGCACCTCAGCTCAGTGCGCGTCCCGGTGACATCGTCGAAATCCCGGTCTTCGTCACTGAAGATCTCGTCTGCGAAATCGAGAACGGAACGCTGAGTTTCGATCTCAACTTCGACGGTATCTCACTCAACCCCGACCATGTCTCCGCCGGTCAGGGAAGTGCAGAATTCGCGCGAACAGGCGCCAACAGCCTGACCGTGACGGTTTCCGCCTCCCGCTTCACCGCCGGTCCACTTGTTCGGATTTCAATGGAAGTGCTGGTCGGACGAACCTCAAGCACGGAATGGAGTATTTCCAACGCTGCGCTCGAACCCGACATCGCACAGATCACCGCGGATGATGGCACCAGCGGTACGATTACCATTCGTCCCCGCAACGGTGTCACCACTCTCGCCGATCTCGGCATCACCAGTCTGACACCGCCGCGTCCCAACGTCCTTGATGGAAAGACCGGACGCGAAACGCAGATCCAGGTATCCGTCGATCGTGACAGCTATGTGGAAATCAAACTCTACAACCTGCTCGGTGTGGAAACCGACGTCATCCACCGCGGCATGCTCAAATCGGGTGCGTACAGCTTCCGCTACCAGGCGGACCGCATGCGCCCGGGAGTGTACTTCGTGGTGATGACAACCGGAACGTTCCGCAGCGCCCAGAAACTGATCATAGCCAACTAA